A region from the Phycisphaerales bacterium genome encodes:
- a CDS encoding TCR/Tet family MFS transporter, giving the protein MSSQEPTSETSSGETPASGASAPTGRNRRAAAIFIFVTILLDALGIGLIIPVAPRLVEALLPEKDLAFIAEAAMLQDDVKSRVEAAAPGSGANSKPSSEPATAAASETSNERDPKAISRESRAAPYVGLLGASYAAMQLIFGPLLGTLSDRFGRRPVILLSLAGSAIDFFVQALSPSLWFLFIARTLNGISGANITVANAYIADVTPIEKRPAAFGMIGAAFGLGFVIGPVAGGLLGDISIRLPFVVAGIVTLASVVYGVFVLPESLATEHRAKHPLTFSRLNPFGAIRNLRDFPGVRRIALVSLLLNLAQFGLHATWVLYTKFRYGWSTTQVGLSLFVVGIGAVVVQGGLARKIIPALGERRSLLLGVAIASLAYLCYGLAPQGWMIYILVAIASIGAVSQPASQALITRQVGPREQGRVQGAFVSVIGLASVFGPILGGLVFAHFTTPGRNVMVPGAPFFVGSALSVVGFIVALTIPKIDGTTGRVNTTA; this is encoded by the coding sequence GTGTCGAGCCAGGAGCCAACATCGGAGACATCGTCCGGGGAGACGCCGGCGAGTGGCGCGTCCGCGCCGACCGGTCGGAATCGGCGAGCGGCGGCCATCTTTATCTTTGTGACGATCCTGCTGGACGCTCTCGGCATCGGGCTGATTATCCCCGTGGCCCCGCGGCTTGTGGAAGCGCTCCTGCCCGAGAAGGATCTCGCGTTCATCGCCGAGGCCGCGATGCTCCAGGACGACGTGAAGTCGCGGGTCGAGGCGGCCGCGCCTGGCTCGGGCGCGAACTCCAAGCCATCGTCCGAGCCTGCCACGGCCGCCGCGTCCGAGACTTCGAACGAGCGAGATCCCAAGGCGATCTCGCGTGAGTCCAGGGCCGCGCCGTATGTCGGGCTTCTCGGCGCGTCGTATGCGGCAATGCAGTTGATCTTTGGGCCGTTGCTCGGGACGTTGTCGGATCGGTTCGGTCGCCGGCCGGTGATCCTGCTCTCGCTGGCCGGCTCGGCGATCGATTTCTTCGTCCAGGCGCTCTCGCCTTCGCTGTGGTTCCTGTTCATCGCGCGGACGCTCAATGGGATCTCGGGGGCCAACATCACCGTGGCCAACGCCTATATCGCCGATGTCACGCCGATTGAGAAGCGCCCGGCGGCGTTTGGGATGATCGGGGCGGCGTTCGGCCTGGGATTCGTGATCGGGCCGGTCGCGGGCGGCTTACTGGGCGATATCAGCATCCGTCTTCCGTTTGTCGTCGCGGGCATCGTCACGCTCGCGAGCGTGGTCTATGGCGTCTTCGTGCTCCCCGAGTCGCTGGCGACCGAGCATCGCGCCAAACACCCGCTCACGTTCTCGCGGCTCAACCCCTTTGGGGCGATCCGGAATCTGCGTGACTTTCCCGGCGTGCGACGGATCGCCTTGGTCTCGCTGCTGCTCAACCTCGCACAGTTCGGGCTGCACGCGACGTGGGTGCTCTACACCAAGTTCCGGTATGGCTGGAGCACGACGCAGGTGGGGCTGTCGCTCTTTGTCGTCGGGATCGGGGCCGTGGTGGTGCAGGGTGGGCTCGCCCGGAAGATCATCCCGGCCCTTGGCGAGCGGCGGAGTCTGCTCCTGGGCGTCGCGATCGCCAGCCTCGCGTACTTGTGCTATGGCCTCGCGCCGCAAGGATGGATGATCTACATCCTCGTGGCGATCGCGTCGATCGGGGCGGTCTCGCAACCGGCCTCGCAGGCGCTCATCACCCGGCAGGTTGGGCCGCGCGAACAAGGACGCGTGCAGGGCGCGTTTGTCAGCGTCATCGGACTGGCCTCGGTCTTTGGTCCGATCCTGGGCGGGCTGGTTTTTGCGCACTTCACGACCCCGGGACGTAATGTCATGGTCCCCGGTGCGCCGTTCTTCGTTGGGTCGGCGTTGTCGGTCGTGGGATTCATCGTCGCGTTGACGATTCCGAAGATCGACGGCACAACGGGCCGCGTGAATACGACCGCGTGA